Sequence from the Ancalomicrobiaceae bacterium S20 genome:
TCGAGCATCGCTGGGACGACGTGCAGCTGTGCTGGTCGCCGGTCATCGACCCGACCGGCGCCACCTCGGTCGCCGGCATCGCGATCGCCGGCGACGGCGCGGGCATCGGTGGCGCCGGAGCGGCCGTGTTCCGTGGTCGGATCGCCGCCCGTGCCGCGATCGAGGCGCTGGCACCGGACGCCGCGGCCAAGATCGAGCCGATGAGCGGATTGCAGGCCGCGCTCGCCCGCGCGACCCGCGGCCGCGCCTTCCTCGACACGCTGTTCCGCCCGGCGAAGCAGTTCCGCATCCCGAGCGGCGACACGATCGTCTGCCGCTGCGAGGAGGTCACCGCCAAGGACATCCTGGACTCCGTCGCGATCGGTGCGACAGGCCCGAACCAGCTGAAGGCCTATCGCCGAACCGGCATGGGCCCATGCCAGGGCCGGCTCTGCGGCCTGACCGTGACCGAGCTGATGGCCGAGGCGCGCGGCAAGAGCCCTGAGGAGATCGGCTACTATCGGCTGCGCGCGCCGGTGAAGCCGATCTCGCTCGGCGAACTCGCCGCGCTGCCCAAGACCGAGGACAGCGTCAAAGCCGTGGTGCGCGGATGACCACCCGGGTGGACGCCATCGTCGTGGGCGGCGGCATCCACGGCTGCTCGACCGCGCTGCACCTCTGCCTGCGCGGTCTGAAGCCGGTGCTGATCGAGAAGGACTACGCCGGCCGCCACGCCTCCGGCGTCAACGCCGGCGGTGTCCGCCAGCTCGCGCGCCACGTCGCGGAGATCCCGCTGTCGAACCGCTCGATGGACATCTGGGAGCGGATCGCCGACCTCGTCGACGACGACTGCGGCTTCGAGAGCCATGGCCAGGTGCTGGTCGCGGAGGACGACGGCGAACTCGCCGCCTGCCGCATCCGTGTCGACGATCTGAACGCGCGCGGCTTCGTCCACGAGGAGCTGATGGACGCCGCCGAACTGCGCCGTCTCGTGCCCGCCGTCGCCGAGACCTGTCCCGGCGGGGTGGTGTCACGCCGCGACGGCGCCGCCAATCCGGCACGCACGACGACGGCGTTCCGCCGCAAGGCCGAACGCCTCGGCGCACTCGTCCGCGAGGGCGAGCCGGCGCGCAACGTCCGCAAGGACGCCGGGCTCTGGCGCGTCGACGTCGGAACGGAAACCTTCGAGGCGCCGATCCTGGTCAACGCCGCCGGCGCCTGGGCCGGCCGCATCGCCGCCGCGCTCGGCGAGCCGGTGCCGGTCGAGACCGTCGCGCCGATGCTGATGATCACCTCGCGCGTGCCGCATTTCATCGACCCGGTCGTGATCCTGCGCGGCCGCAAGCTGTCGTTCAAGCAGTTCGCCAACGGCACGGTGCTGATCGGTGGAGGCCATCTGGCGACGCCCGACCAGGACCGCAACGAAACCATCCTCGACTGGCGCAAGCTCTCCGAGAGCGCGCGCACCGTGTTCGACCTGTTCCCGGTCATGCGCGGCGCGACGATCGTGCGCGCCTGGGCCGGCATCGAGGCGAAGACCCGCGACGACCTGCCCGTGTTCGGTCCGAGCGCACGCCACGACGGGCTCTATCACCAGTTCGGCTTCTCGCTGCACGGCTTCCAGCTCGGCCCCGGCGCCGGCGCCGTGATGGCCGAGATCATCGTCGACGGCGGCACGCAGACGCGCGTCGCCGAGCTCGGCATCGGCCGTTTCCAGCTCCCCTGATCCCCAACCAGAAGAGAAGACGCATGACCATTACCCGCAGCATCCGCACGCCGATCATGCACCGCGCCGTCGAGGCGAACGGCTTCGTGTTCCTCGGCGGAACGATCGCCGACGACACGACCGTCTCGATGGGCGAGCAGACGACCAACATCCTCGAAAAGATCGCGGGCTATCTGAAGGAGGCCGGCACCGACGCCTCGCGCGTCGTGCAGGCCTCGATCTTCGTGACCGACCTCTCCAAGAAGAAGGAGATGGACGCGTCCTGGACCGCCTTCTTCGGCGACAACCTGCCGACGCGGGCGACGGTCGGCGTCTCCGATCTCGGCGGCGGCGCCATGATCGAGGTGGTGGTGACCGCGCTCAAGGGCTGAGCCGCGTCTCCGCCACGCGACCGGAGCCGAACGCTCCGGTCGCCCCCCGAGGACCGGCCTCAGGCGCTTTCGAGGTCCGGCCGTTCGCGCCGGGGCAGTTCAAAACCGGCGGTGAACCCAAAGCCGCCACGGCCGAATGTCAGCCGGCCGTGGTGGCTCGTGACCACATCCTTGACGATCGCGAGCCCCAGGCCCGAGCCCGACGAGCCGGCGCCGGCCTTGAACGGCTCGGTCAACAAGGTCAGCAAGGAAGAGGTGCTGGAGATCCTGAACGACAAGGACACCCGGTTCTCGACCACGCCCGACGGCGTGATGCAATACGCCGAGTTCATGCATCTGGCCGGCACGATCAAGCAGAAGCCGGCCGTGTGGTCAGACATGTTCATTGCCGCGATGAAAGGCCGCAACGGCAGCTGATCATCTTGCCGGGGCGAGCGTTGTCGCACGCCCCGGCCCCTGCCTCCATTGATCCGGTCGTCGGTCCATGCTTCGCCGCATCGCCAGCAGGGCGCGCGGAGCTGTCCGGCCCTTGTCCGGCGCTCACGGAACAACCGACGCAGCGTCACGCACCGATGCACCGAGACCTGTTGAAAAAGCTGTGCAATCCGGCATCCGGGGGCCGACATCCCCGAGGGAAAGGCGTATCGTTAACATTGAGTTAACTGACGAGGCCTTGCGATTCGCCCCGTCATTGCAGCTCGATGTTCGGTTGCGTTGCGTGAGGCTCGTCGCCCTGCGGCGCCGGTTCGAAGGCGTGGGGGCGGGAGTTGAGCGGCTCTTCGTTGAGAGGACGCAAGACACGTCTGGCGGCAGGCGTTTCGGTGCTGTCGCTCATTCTCGCCGCCGGCGCGACGCAGGTCCGCGCCGATTCCGTCGTCGTGACCGACCAGAGCGGTTTCGAGTCCGCGGTCAGTTCAGCCATCAACTCCGGCCAGCCGACGAGCATCACCGCACAGGGCGGATCGACCTTCGTCGTCCCGCCCGGCTGGGATTTGCCGGGCAACGCCTCTTCCCTGCTTCTGACCTTCAACACCTCTCCCCTCGACATCGGCACAGCTAACGGCGACTCGGACCTGACGCTGCGGAGCGGCACCACCCTGACGTTGAACACCACGTCGGGATCGTCGGCGGGACGGATCGAGCTCGGGAACGGCAACGGCAGCACCGGGACGCTCAACATCTCGGGCGGCACCGTGCAGGTGAACCTCGCAAACACCAGCACGGCCCCGGCGACTTCGATCGGCCGCATCTGGGTCGGCGGCGGCGCGACCAACACGGACGGCGGCACCGGCACGCTGAACATGACAGCCGGCGAGCTGCACTACGTGGCCAATGCCGGCAGCCTGAACTACGGCGGTCTCGCGATCGGGCGTGGTACGGCCGTGACCGGGACCTTCGACCAGTCCGGCGGCACGGTGCGCTTCTCGAGCGCCGGCATGCTGGACCTCGGCACGGTCGGCGCCACCGGCAGCTACACCCTCTCCGGTGACGCGGTCTTCGACGCCACCTCGGGCGGGATGACCGCCTATATCGGCTCGCGCACGTCCGGTGCCGGCGGCAGCGGCACCGCCTCGAACGGTACGCTGACCATCTCGGACAACGCGCAGTTTTCGATCACCACCGGCAGCTTCGCTGGCGGACAGCTCTACGTCGGCGATTCCAAGGGGACCGGCGTCATCAACCAGAACGGCGCCGGGTCGGTCGTGACCCTCGGCCTCGCCAATCCGATCCGCTTCGGCAGCGACGTCAGCAATTACGGCACCGGCGGCTCCGGCACCTACAATCTCTCCGCCGGAACGCTGTCGGTCCAGAACGTCGGCGGCTCGGCGCAGATCGTCTTCGGCGCGTCTTCCGGCGGCACGGGAACGTTCAACATCTCGGGCGGCTCGGCGAACGTCGCGACCCAGCTCGTCCTTGCGTCCGTCGCGGGATCGACCGGCACCGTCAATCTGACCGGCGGCAGCCTCACCCTTTCGGGCTCGAGCTACCTGAACTTCGGATCGGGCACCGGCACGTTCAACCTCAGCGGCGGCAGCTTCACCGTCGGTGGCACGAACGGCATCCGCGGCACGGGCGCGTTCAACTTCGACGGCGGCACGCTCGTCGCCGGCGCGGGCCTGACCACGTCGAACGCGATGACCATCAACGCGGGCAAGACCGCGACGATCAACACCAACGGCAACACCGCCACCTTGTCGGGCGTGCTGTCGGGCAGCGGCGCGCTGACCAAGACCGGTACCGGGAGCTTGATCCTCTCGGGCACCAACACCTACAGCGGCGGCACCACGATCTCGGCCGGAACGCTGCAACTCGGCGCCGGCGGCACCACGGGCATGGTCCCCGGCGACATCACCGACAACGGTGACCTGGCGTTCAACCGGTCGGACGACCTCACCTATTCGGCCATCGTCTCCGGCACCGGCTCCCTGACGCAGGCGGGCAGCGGCATTCTCACCCTCTCGGGCGCGAACACGTTCGGCGGCGGCGTGATCGTCTCGGCGGGCACGCTGTCGGTGGGCAGCGACGGGGTCATGGGCGCCAGCACCGGAGCGGTGACGCTCGCCGGCGGCGGCATTCTGTCCCCGAGCGCCGCCTTCTCCAGCGGCCGCGCCGTCCACTTCGGCACCGGTGGCGGCACGATCGACATCGCCTCCGGCAACGATCTCACCTTGACGGGGACGCTCGACGGCAGCGGCGGCCTGACGAAGTCCGGGGCCGGTACGCTCATCCTGTCCGGTGCCGCCTCGTATACCGGGGCCACCACGATCTCCGCCGGCAGCGTTCAGATCAACGGAACGAGCTTCTCGTCGGACATCGCCAACAGCGGCACGCTCTTCTTCGGCTCCGACCTCACCTATGCCGGCACGCTCTCCGGAACCGGGACGGTCACGAAGAACGGCACGGGCACGCTCATCCTGAGCGGCACCAACACCTATTCCGGCGGCACGACCATCTCCGCCGGCACGGTGCAGATCGCCGCCGATGCGGCCCTGGGCAGCGGGTCGCTGACCCTCTCCGGCGGCACCCTGACCAGCACGGCCACGTTCAGTTCCAGCCGGGACGCCACCCTGTCCAGCGGTTCCACGATTTCGGTGGCCACGGGCACGGTACTGACGCTCACCGGCGTCCTCGGCGGCACCGGCGGGCTCACCGCGAGCGGCGCGGGCACGCTGGTCCTGTCCGGCACGAACACTTATACCGGCGGCACGACCATTTCCGCCGGCACGTTGCAGATCGCCAGCAATACCGCACTCGGCAGCGGGGCGCTGAGCCTGGGTGGGGGCACCCTGTCGACCACCGGCACGTTCACGTTCAACCGGAATGTCACCCTTACCAGCAGTTCCGCCGTATCCGTCGCCACCGGCACGACACTGACGCTCAGCGGCGTCGTGTCCGGCGGCGGTGGGCTCACGACGAATGGCGCCGGCACCCTCGTCCTCTCCGGCGCCAACACCTATACGGGCGGCACCACCATCGCGGGTGGCACGGTCCAGATCGCGGCGAACAGCGGCCTTGGAAACAGCGGCGGGGCCGTCACGCTTTCGGACGGGACGCTGGCCGTCACGGCAACGTTTTCCAGTTCGCGCGTCACCACCCTATCCGGAAGCGGCGGCACAATCGTGCCGGCATCCGGCACGTCTCTGATCTGGAGCGGGAAAATCAGCGGGTCCGGCGCTTTGACCAAGTCCGGCGCCGGCACCTTGGTTCTGGGCGGGGCCAATGACTATACCGGCGGCACGACCATCAATTCCGGCACCGTGAGCATCAATGCCGACAACCGCCTCGGCGATACGAGCGGTGCCCTGACCATGGCGGGCGGCACGCTGGCCACGAGCGCCTCGCTGACGATCTCGCGCGCCGTCTCGCTCAGCGCCGACGCGACCTTCAGTGCGGCGGCGACGACGATCATATCGGGTGCGATCACCGGCTCGGGCCGGCTCACCAAGAGCGGCACCGCCACGCTGTCGCTCACGGGCGCGAACACCTATTCCGGCGGCACGACCATCTCGCAGGGCACGCTGCAGATCGGCAATCAAGGAACGACCGGCAGCATCACCGGCGACATCACAAACAATGCGACGCTCGCCTTCGCTCGGAGCGACGACATCACCTTCGACGGTGTGATTTCCGGCACCGGCACCGTCACGAAGCGGGGCGTCGGGACCCTGACGTTGACGGGGACCAACACCTACAGTGGTATCACCAGCGTTTCCGCCGGCACCCTGCAGGTTTCCGCCGACGCTAATCTCGGCGGCTCGGGCAACGTTGCGTTCAACGGCGGCACGCTGGCGACCACAGAGACGTTCTCGTCCAGCCGCAACGTCACGCTGAACGTGATGGGCCTCCTCGCACCCGCCACCGGCACCGCGCTCACGCTCTCCGGCGTCGTCTCCGGTAGCGGCGGACTGACGCAGACCGGCGCCGGAACCCTCGTCCTTGCCGGCACCAACACCTATACGGGCGGCACGACCGTTTCGGCCGGCACGCTCGAGGTCTCCGCGGACACGAACCTCGGCGGTTCAGGCACGCTCACGCTCTCGGGCGGCACGTTCGCGACGACGGCGGATCTGACGTCGGCGCGGTCGGTCGTGCTGAGCAACAGCAGCACCATCGCGCCCGCCGTCGGCACGACGCTCACCCTCTCCAACGTGGTCTCCGGCAGCGGTGGGCTGATCAAAGCCGGCGCCGGTACGCTGGTCCTGGAGGCCTCCAACAACACCTATTCCGGCGGCACCACGGTCGCGGCCGGCACGCTGGAAATCGGCAACGACGGCAACCTCGGCAACGGCTCCGCGGGCTTGACCCTGTCGGGCGGCACGCTGTCGACCATCGGGGCGTTCACCTCGAACCGCGCCGTCGCGATCACGGCCGACAGCACGGTTTCGACGGACGCCGGTACGACGCTGACCCTCGGCGGGATCGTCTCCGGCACCGGCGCTCTGACCAAGAGCGGCGCCGGCACGCTGGTCCTGACCGGGACCAACACCTATTCCGGAGGCACGGTCCTCGCGGGCGGCATCCTGCAGATGTCCGACGACGCCCAACTCGGCGCCGCGAGTGGCGGCCTGACCCTCGATGGCGGCACACTCGCGATCGTCACGGACATCAGCTCCGCCCGCTCCGTCTCCGTGGCGAGCAACAGCGCCATCAACATCGACCCGGGAGTGACGCTGACCCTCACCGGCACCATCTCCGACGGCGGCTCCTATTCGAAGACCGGCGACGGCACGCTCGTGCTCGCCGGAACCGATGCCCATATCGGTGGTACGGTCGTCACCGCTGGAACGCTGCAGGTCGGTGACGGAGCGACGTCCGGCAGCCTCGTCGGCAGCGTGAGCCTGGATAGTGGCGCGTCGCTCGTCTTCAACCGTACTGACGCGACCACCTTCGGGGGCGAGATATCCGGGAACGGCTCGGTGACCCAGGCGGGCACCGGCACGCTGACCCTTGCCGGAGAGAACAGCTACAGCGGCGGCACCTTCGTCACCGCGGGCACGCTGCAGGTCGGCAACGGCGGCACGACGGGCCACATCTCGGGCGACGTCGTGAATAATGCCGCCCTGGTGTTCGACCGCTCGGATGCCGTCACCTTCGCGGGCGTGATCTCCGGCACGGGTACGGTCACGCAGGCGGGCACCGGCACGCTGACCCTGTCCGGCACCAGCACCTACACCGGCGGAACGACGGTCTCGGCCGGCACGCTGCAAATCTCCGCCAACGCCAATCTCGGCGACGCCTCGGGCGGGCTGACGCTAGCGGGCGGTACACTCGCGACGTCCGCGGACGTCACCACGGGACGCACCATCACCCTGACCGGCGGCGGCACGGTCGCGCCGGCCTCCAGCAAGAGCCTGACGCTCGCCGGTGTCGTCTCCGGCACCGGCGGCCTGACCATGGCCGGCGCAGGGCGGCTGACCCTCTCGGGCACCAACACCTATGGCGGCGGCACCACGGTTTCGGCCGGGACGCTCGTTATTTCGTCCGACGGCAACCTCGGCGACGCCGCGGGTGGCCTCGCGCTCTCCGGCGCCATACTCAACACGGGCAACAGCACGATCAGCTCCGCCCGCGCGGTGTCGCTGTCGGGAAGTTCTTCGATCGCGACGACCGGGGCCGGCACTCTCACCCTCAGCGGCGTCGTGTCGGGGACCGGTTCGCTGAGCAAGGGCTCCGCCGGCACGCTCGTCCTGTCGGGCACCAACACCTACAGCGGCGGAACCACCATCCGGGCCGGGACGGTGCAGGTCTCGTCCGACGCCAATCTCGGCGGCGCGACCGGCGGTCTCGTCATGGGCGGCGGCACGCTCGCGACGACGGCGTCGTTCACCTCCAACCGTGGCGTCGACTTCACCAATATCGGAACGTTCCAGACCGCGACCGGCACGACGCTGACCCTGACCGGCGGCATCACCGGGCTCGGCGTGATCAACAAGACGGGCGCCGGCACGCTCGTCCTCGCGGGCACCAACACCGACAACGACGGCGGCGCGACGATCTCGGCCGGCACGCTGCAGGTCGGCAATGGTGGCACCTCCGGTGTGCTCCTGGGCGACGTGAGCAACAACGCGTCCCTCGTCTTCGATCGATCGGACGCGGTGACCTTCCTCTATGCGATCGACGGTTCGGGCTCCCTCACCCAGGCGGGCACGGGCACGCTCACGCTCAGCGGCAGCAGCTCCTATACCGGCGGGACCACGGTCTCGTCCGGCTCGCTGGTGGTCTCCGGCTCGATCGCCGGCGCGGTGTCGGTGGCGAGCGGCGCGACGCTCGGCGGCGGCGGGTCGATCGCCGGAATCGTCACACTTTCGAGCGGTGCGACGCTCGCTCCCGGTGTCGCCGGAACGCCCGGCACGCTGTCGGTCGGCGGTCTGTCGGTCGCCTCCGGCGCCACGCTGGCCTTCAACCTCGCGCAGCCGAACGGGCCGACGAGCAACCTCAACGACCGCATCGCCGTGACCGGAAACGTCACCCTGTCGGGCGGGCTCCTGACCGTGAACGACGGGGCCAGCTTCCAGGCCGGCAGCTATCGGCTGATCGATTATTCGGGCACGCTCACCCTGACGGGCGCCGGGCTGTCGGTTTCCGGCACACCCGCTTCCCTCACTTCGAGCGTGATCCAGACCGCGGTCGCGGGACAGGTCAATCTCGTGGCGCTCGTCGACGGGGTCTCGACACAGTGGTGGAACGGCGCCGGCACGGCCGGCAGCGGCACCATTTCCGGCGGCGCCGGCACCTGGAGCGCGGCCGCGACCAACTGGACGAACGTCAACGGCACCATCGCCCAAGCCTGGATCGACGGCGGCCTCGGCATCTTCAATGGCATCGCGGGCAATGTGGCCGTCAGCGGGACGGTGAACGCCAGCGGCCTGCAATTCGCGATCACCGGCTACACGCTCGGCGGCACGGGGACGCTCACGCTCGTGTCGCAGGCCGGTGGCGGCGCGCCCTATGTCCAGGTCGACAGCGGCACGGCCACGATCACGACGGTCATCGCCGGCACGGTCGGGTTGACCAAGACCGGCACAGGGACACTCGTCCTCGGCGGCACCAATACTTATACCGGCGGCACCACGCTCTCCGCCGGCACGCTGCAGGTCGCCTCCGACGCCAATCTCGGCGACACGTCCGGAAGCCTGACGCTCGCCGGCGGCACGCTGGCGACGACCGTGTCGTTCACGTCAGGTCGCGCGGTCGCGCTGACCGGGGCCGGTGCCGTCGCTCCCGCCACCGCCACCACCCTGACCCTCGGCGGCGTCATCTCCGGCACCGGTGCACTGACGAAGTCGGGCGCCGGCACGCTGGTGCTCTCGGGCAGCAACACCTACACGGGCGGCACCACCGTCTCCGCCGGCACGCTGCAGGTCGCCTCCGACGGCAACCTCGGCGACGCGTCGGGAGGCCTGACGCTCGCCGGCGGTACGCTGGCGACGACTGCGTCGTTCACGTCGAACCGCGCCGTGACCCTCGCCGGGGGCGCCCTCGCGCCGGCCGCCGCCACGACGCTGACGATCGGGACCGCGATCTCCGGCTCGGGCGGGCTGACGCACGCGGGTGCTGGCACGCTCGTCCTCGGCGGCGCCAACACCTATACCGGCACCACGACCGTGACCGCCGGCACGCTGCGCGCCACCAACGCCGGCGCGATTCCGGGCGCCGTCGCCAACGGCGGCACGGTGATTTTCGACACCTCCGCCGACAT
This genomic interval carries:
- a CDS encoding FAD-dependent oxidoreductase, translating into MTTRVDAIVVGGGIHGCSTALHLCLRGLKPVLIEKDYAGRHASGVNAGGVRQLARHVAEIPLSNRSMDIWERIADLVDDDCGFESHGQVLVAEDDGELAACRIRVDDLNARGFVHEELMDAAELRRLVPAVAETCPGGVVSRRDGAANPARTTTAFRRKAERLGALVREGEPARNVRKDAGLWRVDVGTETFEAPILVNAAGAWAGRIAAALGEPVPVETVAPMLMITSRVPHFIDPVVILRGRKLSFKQFANGTVLIGGGHLATPDQDRNETILDWRKLSESARTVFDLFPVMRGATIVRAWAGIEAKTRDDLPVFGPSARHDGLYHQFGFSLHGFQLGPGAGAVMAEIIVDGGTQTRVAELGIGRFQLP
- a CDS encoding RidA family protein, with amino-acid sequence MTITRSIRTPIMHRAVEANGFVFLGGTIADDTTVSMGEQTTNILEKIAGYLKEAGTDASRVVQASIFVTDLSKKKEMDASWTAFFGDNLPTRATVGVSDLGGGAMIEVVVTALKG
- a CDS encoding autotransporter-associated beta strand repeat-containing protein — protein: MRGRKTRLAAGVSVLSLILAAGATQVRADSVVVTDQSGFESAVSSAINSGQPTSITAQGGSTFVVPPGWDLPGNASSLLLTFNTSPLDIGTANGDSDLTLRSGTTLTLNTTSGSSAGRIELGNGNGSTGTLNISGGTVQVNLANTSTAPATSIGRIWVGGGATNTDGGTGTLNMTAGELHYVANAGSLNYGGLAIGRGTAVTGTFDQSGGTVRFSSAGMLDLGTVGATGSYTLSGDAVFDATSGGMTAYIGSRTSGAGGSGTASNGTLTISDNAQFSITTGSFAGGQLYVGDSKGTGVINQNGAGSVVTLGLANPIRFGSDVSNYGTGGSGTYNLSAGTLSVQNVGGSAQIVFGASSGGTGTFNISGGSANVATQLVLASVAGSTGTVNLTGGSLTLSGSSYLNFGSGTGTFNLSGGSFTVGGTNGIRGTGAFNFDGGTLVAGAGLTTSNAMTINAGKTATINTNGNTATLSGVLSGSGALTKTGTGSLILSGTNTYSGGTTISAGTLQLGAGGTTGMVPGDITDNGDLAFNRSDDLTYSAIVSGTGSLTQAGSGILTLSGANTFGGGVIVSAGTLSVGSDGVMGASTGAVTLAGGGILSPSAAFSSGRAVHFGTGGGTIDIASGNDLTLTGTLDGSGGLTKSGAGTLILSGAASYTGATTISAGSVQINGTSFSSDIANSGTLFFGSDLTYAGTLSGTGTVTKNGTGTLILSGTNTYSGGTTISAGTVQIAADAALGSGSLTLSGGTLTSTATFSSSRDATLSSGSTISVATGTVLTLTGVLGGTGGLTASGAGTLVLSGTNTYTGGTTISAGTLQIASNTALGSGALSLGGGTLSTTGTFTFNRNVTLTSSSAVSVATGTTLTLSGVVSGGGGLTTNGAGTLVLSGANTYTGGTTIAGGTVQIAANSGLGNSGGAVTLSDGTLAVTATFSSSRVTTLSGSGGTIVPASGTSLIWSGKISGSGALTKSGAGTLVLGGANDYTGGTTINSGTVSINADNRLGDTSGALTMAGGTLATSASLTISRAVSLSADATFSAAATTIISGAITGSGRLTKSGTATLSLTGANTYSGGTTISQGTLQIGNQGTTGSITGDITNNATLAFARSDDITFDGVISGTGTVTKRGVGTLTLTGTNTYSGITSVSAGTLQVSADANLGGSGNVAFNGGTLATTETFSSSRNVTLNVMGLLAPATGTALTLSGVVSGSGGLTQTGAGTLVLAGTNTYTGGTTVSAGTLEVSADTNLGGSGTLTLSGGTFATTADLTSARSVVLSNSSTIAPAVGTTLTLSNVVSGSGGLIKAGAGTLVLEASNNTYSGGTTVAAGTLEIGNDGNLGNGSAGLTLSGGTLSTIGAFTSNRAVAITADSTVSTDAGTTLTLGGIVSGTGALTKSGAGTLVLTGTNTYSGGTVLAGGILQMSDDAQLGAASGGLTLDGGTLAIVTDISSARSVSVASNSAINIDPGVTLTLTGTISDGGSYSKTGDGTLVLAGTDAHIGGTVVTAGTLQVGDGATSGSLVGSVSLDSGASLVFNRTDATTFGGEISGNGSVTQAGTGTLTLAGENSYSGGTFVTAGTLQVGNGGTTGHISGDVVNNAALVFDRSDAVTFAGVISGTGTVTQAGTGTLTLSGTSTYTGGTTVSAGTLQISANANLGDASGGLTLAGGTLATSADVTTGRTITLTGGGTVAPASSKSLTLAGVVSGTGGLTMAGAGRLTLSGTNTYGGGTTVSAGTLVISSDGNLGDAAGGLALSGAILNTGNSTISSARAVSLSGSSSIATTGAGTLTLSGVVSGTGSLSKGSAGTLVLSGTNTYSGGTTIRAGTVQVSSDANLGGATGGLVMGGGTLATTASFTSNRGVDFTNIGTFQTATGTTLTLTGGITGLGVINKTGAGTLVLAGTNTDNDGGATISAGTLQVGNGGTSGVLLGDVSNNASLVFDRSDAVTFLYAIDGSGSLTQAGTGTLTLSGSSSYTGGTTVSSGSLVVSGSIAGAVSVASGATLGGGGSIAGIVTLSSGATLAPGVAGTPGTLSVGGLSVASGATLAFNLAQPNGPTSNLNDRIAVTGNVTLSGGLLTVNDGASFQAGSYRLIDYSGTLTLTGAGLSVSGTPASLTSSVIQTAVAGQVNLVALVDGVSTQWWNGAGTAGSGTISGGAGTWSAAATNWTNVNGTIAQAWIDGGLGIFNGIAGNVAVSGTVNASGLQFAITGYTLGGTGTLTLVSQAGGGAPYVQVDSGTATITTVIAGTVGLTKTGTGTLVLGGTNTYTGGTTLSAGTLQVASDANLGDTSGSLTLAGGTLATTVSFTSGRAVALTGAGAVAPATATTLTLGGVISGTGALTKSGAGTLVLSGSNTYTGGTTVSAGTLQVASDGNLGDASGGLTLAGGTLATTASFTSNRAVTLAGGALAPAAATTLTIGTAISGSGGLTHAGAGTLVLGGANTYTGTTTVTAGTLRATNAGAIPGAVANGGTVIFDTSADITMGGAITGTGALVQQGTGKLTLAGANSASGGTTVSAGTLELPNGVTLTGDVLVQSGGTLQGATDSTGGPSVAGTVTIQNGATLKATVPAAGGLGSLSMTGLALSNLSNVAVTLGASTGTTAVSVGDLTLDGVLNVTDAGALSLGVYRLVSYSTLVADNGLVLGTTPSGFAYQIQQAPGAVNLAVLSGDMLYWNGTTTSADGTVHGGSGTWTASGSSPNWLTSPLNQSRAWNSQFAVFTGTAGSVAVSGSVTSTGMQFMVDGYGVTGDAITLAATAGRPPVRVGDGTGAGAAFVATIASPLAGTTGLEKTDLGTLVLTGASTYSGGTVVTQGRLQIGDGGTAGSIAGDVAVASGATLAFKRSDTVAFAGAVSGAGGIAQLGTGTLTLTGANTFTGGATIAAGTLQIGGGGTQGALAGDVVDNGRLVFDRSDDIAFGGAISGTGSLTKDGAGTLTLSGAGTYTGGTDVTRGTLALTGSLAGDVTVRDQATLTGSGATTGTVHVLSGATLAGAQGAALTMGGLALDAGSHLAVTLGGTSGGGVFTANGGVTLDGTLDVVASTGFGAGVYRIVSYTGALTDNGLDPSALGGSLSGRVQTSVGGQVNLVVARTDAPILAWNGSQTVANGSVVGGSGTWSASAATNWTNPAGDTALSWNGGFAVFQATGGTVTVDNGAGQVSVTGLQFADTGYVVTGGAIALAGTGTATIRVGDGTTAGASKVATIQSALIGAAGIEKTDLGTLILAGSNTYTGGTTVSAGTLRVGDGATAGSILGDVVNNAALVFDRSDATRFDGAISGTGSVTKAGAGTLTLAGANSYSGGTTVAGGTLRLLAAQALGSGGLTLGGGGTLQAGDSFAYAGAVLLGGPGAAGIAVDADKTLTLSGVLSGTGGFTKTGTGTLVLSGTNSYTGGTTVGAGTLVGNASSLSGNITNNAAVVFDQTGTGTYGSVISGTGSLTKTGSGTLILTGDNTYTGGTTVSAGVLQVGNGGTTGAIVGDVVNNATLIFNRSDAYTFTGAITGSGKVIFSGGGLVQFAAPYTGAVTTENSFLRLAPGTTTSSTITVNAGGVLGGTAQIGGLTVNAGGTAAPGYSPGTLTVAGAVTFNAGAVYAVDVTPEGAHDLIIATGDVSISSGASVRVTPVAGTYPNRSTMTILTTSGTVTGRFGSVTSDYAFLQPELGYDLRNVYLNLVYTGAAFADQAQTPNQARVAVAAQALGAGNAVYDALLTQAKGAVAPALDQLGGDIYPSLSTLSQQSSIRLRDAVGARLRQTAPGAGALATAARLGGPGTAAFGHDLTATVWAQGHGGWGDFYGDGNAAGLSSSAGGLLAGVDAMVFDDIQAGIVAGFTQTRFTASARNASGAIDSYDLGLYVGTQQGPFALRGGVSYTWQDLRVTRAVAFPGFTAAQKAGYGLGTTQIFGEASYRMAFAGFEFEPFAGLAHVSVSGGSAIETGGSADLSVRVRGQQTLYSTLGARAATTFTVGGHTLTPSLSVGWQHAFGDTASTADMAFAAGATPFQVRGLPIARDTLVVGAGLSYALSDQATIQVNYAGQLAAGARQNAISARFSLKF